One region of Vitis vinifera cultivar Pinot Noir 40024 chromosome 1, ASM3070453v1 genomic DNA includes:
- the LOC104880051 gene encoding uncharacterized protein LOC104880051 — protein METTHRCKHLVTKLWIPDYDPDGYSASTSSSSVRVDLTILWQLEHQWMNLASDGAASIISRCVVHSLALRLPLLDYQVFMSDHTSHQMLSGVLSSMGVDPNLHDRIIVKIVAFARSIQNLVSHMDAGMVFPLQARIRLVTMHVRNERVLIDLATRESMIENEGRGNGMIPATEISIKTLKTETILEGESCMICLEELGGGSEVTVMPCSHVFHGSCIIRWLKQSHVCPICRFEMPTCSQ, from the coding sequence ATGGAAACCACTCATCGCTGCAAGCACTTGGTAACAAAATTATGGATACCTGACTATGATCCTGATGGCTACTCTGCTTCCACATCGTCTTCATCTGTTCGAGTTGACTTGACAATTTTATGGCAATTGGAGCATCAATGGATGAACCTAGCATCCGATGGGGCTGCATCTATTATCAGCAGATGTGTTGTTCATAGCTTGGCTTTACGACTGCCCTTACTTGATTATCAGGTCTTCATGTCCGACCACACCTCTCACCAAATGTTGTCTGGCGTGTTGTCATCTATGGGAGTGGACCCAAATTTACATGATCGTATAATTGTCAAAATAGTTGCGTTTGCACGAAGCATCCAAAACTTGGTATCCCACATGGATGCAGGCATGGTATTTCCACTACAGGCTAGAATAAGATTGGTAACTATGCATGTTCGCAATGAGCGGGTGTTGATTGATTTGGCTACTAGGGAATCAATGATAGAAAATGAGGGCAGAGGAAACGGGATGATTCCGGCAACTGAAATCTCAATCAAGACACTCAAGACGGAGACAATATTAGAGGGTGAAAGCTGTATGATATGTTTGGAAGAGTTGGGCGGTGGGTCGGAAGTGACAGTCATGCCATGTTCTCACGTCTTTCATGGTTCATGTATAATAAGGTGGCTGAAGCAGAGCCATGTATGCCCCATCTGTCGCTTTGAGATGCCTACTTGTAGTCAGTAA